A genomic segment from Janthinobacterium sp. 64 encodes:
- a CDS encoding MFS transporter, with translation MITTHSASGLPTLRSDARVIALVGLAHGISHFYHLILAALFVWLKPAFDLSYAELGLLMTVFFIISGVGQALAGFVVDRFGARAVLFSGIFLLGVSALALSTAHSYAALMLGAMLAGMGNSVFHPADYTILNQRVSAARVAYGFSVHGISGNIGWALAPLFMTYVATQYDWRIALQCAAVLPFGVLLILFLNRHAIRPEPLKKAAPGQAGGGEGTLDFLRLPAVWMCFAFFFITAIALGGIQSFASVALVRLYGMSLALATSAYTAYMLASAVGMLAGGVVGARSKQPDRNVAIAFSAAALLAVLLAMAVVPAWGAVVLMGAIGLTSGVAGPSRDLMIRAAAPKNATGRVYGVVYSGLDSGLAVGPLFFGALMDGDHPALLFVFIGVFQALAIATAVGVGGKTRAAALQKA, from the coding sequence ATGATAACAACTCACTCGGCATCCGGCCTTCCTACCTTGCGCAGCGACGCGCGCGTCATCGCCCTGGTGGGCCTGGCGCATGGCATTTCGCACTTCTACCACCTGATCCTCGCGGCCCTGTTCGTTTGGCTGAAGCCCGCCTTTGACCTGTCGTATGCGGAACTGGGCCTGCTGATGACCGTGTTTTTCATCATCTCGGGCGTGGGCCAGGCGCTGGCCGGCTTTGTCGTCGACCGCTTCGGCGCGCGTGCCGTGCTGTTTTCCGGCATCTTCTTGCTGGGCGTGTCGGCGCTGGCCCTGTCCACCGCGCACAGCTATGCGGCGCTGATGCTGGGCGCCATGCTGGCCGGCATGGGTAACAGCGTGTTCCATCCGGCCGACTATACGATCCTCAACCAGCGCGTCTCGGCGGCCCGCGTGGCCTACGGCTTTTCCGTGCATGGCATCAGCGGCAACATCGGCTGGGCCCTGGCGCCCCTGTTCATGACGTATGTTGCCACCCAGTATGACTGGAGAATCGCGCTGCAGTGCGCAGCCGTGCTGCCGTTCGGCGTGCTGCTGATCCTGTTTTTGAACCGCCACGCGATCCGTCCAGAGCCGTTGAAAAAGGCCGCGCCGGGCCAGGCGGGCGGCGGCGAAGGCACGCTGGACTTTTTGCGTTTGCCGGCCGTGTGGATGTGTTTTGCCTTCTTTTTCATTACCGCCATCGCCCTGGGCGGCATCCAGAGCTTTGCCAGCGTGGCTCTGGTCAGGCTGTACGGCATGAGCCTGGCGCTGGCCACCAGCGCCTACACGGCCTACATGCTGGCCTCGGCCGTGGGCATGCTGGCCGGCGGCGTGGTGGGTGCGCGCAGCAAGCAGCCGGACCGCAACGTGGCGATCGCCTTTTCGGCCGCCGCGCTGCTGGCCGTGCTGCTGGCCATGGCCGTCGTGCCGGCCTGGGGCGCAGTGGTGCTGATGGGCGCCATCGGCCTGACGTCGGGCGTGGCGGGACCGTCGCGCGACCTGATGATACGCGCGGCGGCACCGAAAAATGCCACGGGGCGCGTGTATGGCGTCGTGTATTCGGGCCTCGACAGCGGCCTGGCCGTGGGACCCCTGTTCTTTGGCGCGCTGATGGATGGCGACCATCCGGCCTTGCTGTTCGTCTTCATCGGCGTGTTTCAGGCGCTGGCGATTGCCACGGCCGTGGGTGTGGGCGGCAAAACACGCGCGGCGGCGCTGCAAAAGGCATAG
- the fliD gene encoding flagellar filament capping protein FliD produces MFNSTINSKAYTNNTQQTTQGNISADVYAKVERQMQSQNTGVVKLNASLARDQAKFSGLGQLQSALAKFQTVAKNMAGSGLATSATSSSKDVLSATTTDKAASGSHALNVKQLAQGQTLVSGAQKTSSAAIGTGAPALVKIEVGATDGKQFTPGSGKVISLTIDSSNNSLDGIAAALKQQGIDASVVKGPDGYALALNGKSGADSSMRISVAGDAAVSNLLSYAPGAGKGLQQTAAAQDALLTVDGKDIKSATNTLTTAVEGATIELKKTGTTDLVIAKDSSQIASNVASFVTAYNELNSKLQSLQQGDLKSDTALGQVRSQMEQVLRTASTGVPASILGSAGVTLGKSGELVLDDKKLKAAIAADPDAVSKLFTNNGKGVADQFSSKIGELTGETSIIRKEVQSVGKDITTLNNKKAVLAKALTAQAQALVKAYTAQEQMGTNPALPGYTGKNSLFDFMA; encoded by the coding sequence ATGTTTAATTCGACCATCAACAGCAAGGCTTACACCAACAACACGCAACAGACGACGCAGGGCAATATCTCGGCCGATGTGTATGCGAAGGTGGAGCGCCAGATGCAGTCGCAGAACACGGGCGTCGTCAAGCTCAATGCCAGCCTGGCGCGCGACCAGGCCAAGTTCTCGGGCCTGGGCCAGTTGCAATCGGCGCTGGCGAAATTCCAGACCGTGGCCAAGAACATGGCCGGCAGCGGCCTGGCCACGTCGGCCACCTCCAGCAGCAAGGATGTGCTGAGCGCCACCACCACCGACAAGGCCGCCAGCGGCAGCCATGCATTGAACGTCAAGCAGCTGGCACAGGGACAGACACTGGTCAGCGGCGCGCAGAAAACATCGAGCGCGGCGATCGGCACGGGGGCGCCCGCGCTGGTCAAGATCGAAGTGGGCGCGACCGACGGCAAGCAATTTACCCCCGGCAGCGGCAAGGTCATTTCTCTGACGATAGACAGCAGCAACAATAGCCTCGACGGCATCGCCGCCGCGCTCAAGCAGCAGGGCATCGACGCCAGCGTGGTGAAGGGCCCGGATGGCTATGCGCTGGCCCTGAACGGCAAGAGCGGCGCCGACAGCAGCATGCGCATCAGCGTGGCCGGCGACGCGGCAGTCAGCAACCTGCTCAGCTATGCGCCCGGTGCCGGCAAAGGTCTGCAGCAGACGGCCGCCGCGCAGGATGCGCTGCTGACCGTCGACGGCAAGGACATCAAGAGCGCCACGAATACCCTGACGACGGCCGTCGAGGGCGCCACCATCGAATTGAAGAAAACAGGCACGACGGACCTCGTCATCGCCAAGGACAGCAGCCAGATCGCCAGTAACGTGGCCAGCTTCGTCACGGCCTACAATGAGCTCAACAGCAAGCTGCAGAGCCTGCAGCAGGGCGATTTGAAGTCCGACACGGCCCTGGGCCAGGTGCGCTCGCAGATGGAGCAAGTGCTGCGCACGGCCAGCACGGGCGTGCCCGCTTCCATCCTGGGCAGCGCTGGCGTGACCCTGGGCAAGAGCGGCGAGTTGGTACTCGACGATAAAAAACTCAAGGCCGCCATCGCCGCCGATCCGGACGCCGTCAGCAAGCTGTTTACGAATAACGGCAAGGGCGTGGCGGACCAGTTTTCCAGCAAGATCGGTGAGCTGACGGGCGAAACGAGCATCATCCGCAAGGAAGTGCAATCGGTGGGCAAGGACATCACCACGCTGAACAACAAGAAAGCCGTGCTGGCCAAGGCGCTGACGGCGCAGGCGCAGGCGCTGGTGAAAGCATATACGGCACAGGAACAGATGGGCACGAACCCGGCCTTGCCGGGTTATACCGGTAAAAACTCTTTATTTGACTTCATGGCTTAA
- a CDS encoding AraC family transcriptional regulator has product MGVPILHHTRMCPPREAPSASIPVTMVARDLQPDEFLLPHSHPWGQVTMALEGVLRITANNSSWVLPPMRAIWIAPNVEHAVTILEKTRLRPLCIHAARAPFAGRDCKVLEVSSLLRQLIMALEQLDPGQEPAREALLAELILDELKRSDTRPIRVPLPSDKRLKTLCDSLIDKPGLNQTLEHWAQQVGASERTLARLFERELGMSFGQWRQQVRLAHAAPLIARGVPLSQVAEELGYASQSAFSAMFKKTFGSSPSAFFAQGDRI; this is encoded by the coding sequence ATGGGTGTACCTATCCTCCACCATACCCGCATGTGTCCGCCAAGGGAGGCACCCAGTGCGAGCATCCCCGTGACCATGGTCGCGCGCGACCTGCAACCCGATGAATTTTTATTACCGCACAGCCACCCCTGGGGCCAGGTCACCATGGCGCTCGAAGGCGTGCTGCGCATTACCGCCAACAACAGCAGCTGGGTGCTGCCGCCCATGCGCGCCATCTGGATCGCGCCGAACGTCGAGCATGCCGTCACGATACTGGAAAAAACCCGCTTGCGCCCCCTGTGCATCCATGCCGCGCGCGCGCCGTTCGCGGGCCGCGACTGCAAGGTGCTGGAAGTGTCGAGCCTGCTGCGCCAGCTGATCATGGCGCTGGAACAGCTGGACCCGGGCCAGGAACCGGCGCGCGAGGCGCTGCTGGCCGAACTGATACTCGACGAGCTGAAACGCTCGGACACGCGTCCCATCCGCGTGCCCTTGCCCAGCGACAAGCGCCTGAAGACCCTGTGCGACAGCCTGATCGACAAGCCCGGCCTGAACCAGACACTGGAACACTGGGCGCAACAGGTCGGCGCCTCGGAGCGCACCCTGGCGCGGCTGTTCGAACGGGAATTGGGCATGAGTTTTGGCCAGTGGCGCCAGCAGGTGCGCCTGGCGCACGCGGCACCGCTGATCGCGCGCGGCGTGCCGCTGTCGCAGGTGGCCGAAGAACTGGGCTACGCCAGCCAGTCGGCCTTTTCCGCCATGTTCAAGAAGACTTTCGGCAGTTCGCCATCGGCCTTCTTTGCGCAGGGCGACAGAATCTAG
- the alr gene encoding alanine racemase, with amino-acid sequence MPRPLIATIHLDAMQHNLARARACARGAKVWAVVKANAYGHGLERAMRGFADADGLALVEVDYAVRLRELGWTKPILLLEGFFDASDLPVMAQYGLNGSVHCEEQIAMLAAARLPHAIDVHLKMNTGMNRLGFTPAAVAAAYARLRAMPHVGTITVMTHFANADEAAPTRLPLEQQMLRFEAGAASIDAALPRSLCNSAGLLLHHLDSDWVRPGIMLYGGTPSGAPGGTSAQAFGLLPTMTLRSSIIGIQDIAAGEVVGYGSRYAAAGNIKVGVVACGYADGYPRHASEGTPVLVDGVRTGLIGRVSMDMLMVDLTHVPGARVGSSVTLWGQGMPIDEVALAAGTIGYELMCALAPRVPVSEA; translated from the coding sequence ATGCCCAGGCCCCTCATCGCCACCATCCATCTCGATGCCATGCAACACAACCTGGCGCGCGCGCGTGCCTGCGCCCGCGGCGCCAAGGTGTGGGCCGTCGTCAAGGCGAATGCCTATGGCCACGGCCTGGAACGGGCCATGCGGGGCTTTGCCGACGCCGATGGCCTGGCGCTGGTCGAGGTCGATTACGCCGTGCGCCTGCGCGAACTGGGCTGGACCAAGCCTATCTTGCTGCTGGAAGGCTTTTTCGACGCCAGCGATTTGCCCGTCATGGCGCAATATGGCTTGAATGGCAGCGTACATTGCGAAGAACAGATCGCCATGCTGGCAGCGGCGCGCTTGCCGCATGCCATCGATGTGCATCTGAAGATGAATACGGGCATGAATCGCCTGGGTTTTACGCCGGCTGCCGTGGCGGCTGCGTATGCGCGCTTGCGCGCCATGCCGCACGTCGGCACGATCACCGTGATGACGCATTTCGCCAATGCGGACGAGGCGGCGCCCACGCGCTTGCCGTTGGAACAGCAGATGCTGCGTTTTGAAGCGGGCGCGGCCAGTATAGATGCGGCCTTGCCACGTAGCCTGTGCAATTCGGCCGGCTTGCTGCTGCACCATCTGGACAGCGACTGGGTGCGCCCCGGCATCATGCTGTATGGCGGCACGCCCAGCGGCGCTCCTGGCGGCACCTCGGCGCAGGCGTTCGGCTTGCTGCCCACGATGACCTTGCGCAGCAGTATCATCGGTATCCAGGATATCGCCGCAGGCGAAGTGGTGGGTTACGGCAGCCGCTACGCAGCGGCTGGCAATATCAAGGTGGGCGTGGTGGCCTGCGGCTATGCGGATGGCTATCCGCGCCATGCGTCCGAAGGCACGCCCGTGCTGGTCGACGGCGTGCGCACGGGACTCATCGGCAGGGTCTCGATGGACATGCTGATGGTCGATTTGACGCACGTGCCGGGCGCGCGGGTCGGCAGCAGCGTGACTTTGTGGGGCCAGGGCATGCCGATCGACGAGGTGGCGCTGGCCGCCGGCACCATCGGCTACGAGCTGATGTGCGCATTGGCGCCGCGCGTACCGGTGAGCGAAGCGTAG
- the radA gene encoding DNA repair protein RadA, translating into MAKVKTIYTCSDCGAISNKWMGQCTSCNQWNTMVETLPETGGNNRYSNPQHMSLAQTAPVLSLDDIDAIDVPRFGTGIEEFDRVLGGGMVAGGVVLIGGDPGIGKSTLLLQALANMSHHKRVLYVSGEESGAQIALRAKRLVIDAKELKLQAEIQLEKILSTLNDLKPEVVVIDSIQTVYSDALSSAPGSVAQVRECAAQLTRAAKQTGVTIILVGHVTKEGALAGPRVLEHIVDTVLYFEGDAHSSFRLVRAIKNRFGAVNELGVFAMTEKGLKGVSNPSALFLSQHDNQVPGSCVMVTQEGTRPLLVEIQALVDTSHLPNARRLSVGLEQNRLAMLLAVAHRHAGIAAFDQDVFINAVGGVKITEPAADLAVLLAINSSMRNKPLPRGLVVFGEVGLAGEIRPAPRGQERLREAAKLGFTLAVVPKSNLPKQVIEGLKVIGVERIDEAFNKLRDLE; encoded by the coding sequence ATGGCAAAAGTCAAGACCATCTATACCTGCAGTGATTGCGGCGCCATCAGTAATAAATGGATGGGGCAATGCACCTCGTGCAACCAGTGGAACACCATGGTGGAAACCCTGCCCGAAACGGGCGGCAACAACCGTTATTCGAACCCGCAGCACATGTCGCTGGCGCAGACGGCGCCCGTGCTGTCGCTCGACGATATCGACGCCATCGACGTGCCCCGCTTCGGCACGGGCATCGAAGAATTCGACCGCGTGCTGGGCGGCGGCATGGTGGCGGGCGGCGTGGTGCTGATCGGCGGCGATCCCGGCATCGGCAAGTCGACCCTGCTGCTGCAGGCGCTGGCGAACATGTCGCACCACAAGCGCGTGCTGTACGTCAGTGGTGAAGAGTCCGGCGCGCAAATCGCCTTGCGCGCCAAGCGCCTCGTCATCGATGCCAAGGAACTCAAATTGCAGGCCGAGATCCAGCTGGAAAAGATCCTCTCCACCTTGAACGACCTGAAGCCGGAAGTGGTGGTCATCGATTCGATCCAGACCGTGTATTCCGACGCGCTCAGCTCGGCGCCCGGTTCCGTGGCGCAAGTGCGCGAGTGCGCGGCGCAGCTGACGCGCGCGGCCAAGCAGACGGGCGTGACCATCATTTTAGTCGGCCACGTGACGAAAGAGGGCGCGCTGGCCGGCCCCCGCGTGCTCGAGCACATCGTCGACACGGTGCTGTATTTCGAAGGCGACGCCCATTCCAGCTTCCGCCTGGTGCGCGCCATCAAGAACCGTTTCGGCGCCGTCAACGAACTGGGCGTGTTCGCCATGACGGAAAAGGGCTTGAAAGGGGTGTCGAATCCGTCCGCGCTGTTCCTGTCGCAGCACGACAACCAGGTGCCCGGTTCCTGCGTGATGGTGACGCAGGAAGGCACGCGCCCGCTGCTGGTGGAAATCCAGGCCCTGGTCGATACCAGCCACTTGCCGAATGCGCGCCGGCTGTCCGTCGGCCTGGAGCAGAACCGCCTGGCCATGCTGCTGGCCGTGGCGCACCGCCACGCGGGCATCGCCGCGTTCGACCAGGACGTGTTCATCAATGCCGTCGGCGGCGTCAAGATTACGGAACCGGCGGCCGACCTGGCCGTGTTGTTGGCGATTAACTCGTCGATGCGCAACAAACCCTTGCCGCGGGGATTGGTCGTGTTTGGCGAAGTGGGCCTGGCCGGCGAAATCCGCCCTGCGCCACGGGGCCAGGAACGCTTGCGCGAAGCGGCCAAGCTGGGCTTTACCCTGGCCGTGGTGCCCAAGTCCAATTTGCCGAAACAGGTTATCGAGGGCCTTAAGGTTATCGGCGTCGAGCGCATCGACGAAGCGTTTAACAAATTGCGCGACCTGGAGTAA
- a CDS encoding PilZ domain-containing protein: MSVEQRQGARKILRAKAMLVMDGAGPVAARTLDVGPGGMAAVIAEPVPTGKQGKVLFELFYDGAAHIIEARASVSHCIFSSAGFKVGLTFLQLDMAVSSAISKFMR; encoded by the coding sequence GTGTCAGTTGAGCAAAGGCAGGGCGCACGCAAGATATTGCGTGCCAAGGCAATGTTGGTAATGGATGGCGCGGGGCCCGTGGCGGCGCGCACGCTTGATGTGGGGCCGGGCGGCATGGCGGCCGTCATCGCGGAGCCGGTGCCGACAGGCAAGCAGGGCAAGGTGCTGTTCGAGTTGTTTTACGATGGCGCGGCCCACATCATCGAGGCGCGCGCATCCGTCTCGCACTGCATTTTCAGCAGTGCAGGTTTCAAGGTGGGACTTACTTTCCTGCAACTGGACATGGCTGTCAGCAGCGCCATTTCGAAATTCATGCGCTGA